From Drosophila nasuta strain 15112-1781.00 chromosome X, ASM2355853v1, whole genome shotgun sequence, one genomic window encodes:
- the LOC132796754 gene encoding uncharacterized protein LOC132796754 has product MENSNIRDFGKPKDGTIDKIDSAIATQIDTTANSNKQNTVSSPQIKADDIIEGSDKQMADIASVNSHYNQDESKVQPVAADEDNGAAVSSAGGAANGAEQQPEELPPKPKGCDKCGKKFGLTGGFACRCGGTFCAFHRYSDRHDCSFDYRELGASEIRRDNPVIVPEKLRKL; this is encoded by the coding sequence ATGGAAAACAGTAATATACGCGATTTTGGTAAACCGAAGGATGGTACAATCGACAAAATTGACTCGGCGATAGCCACTCAAATTGACACAACTGCCAATAGCAACAAGCAGAACACCGTCTCCTCCCCGCAAATCAAAGCTGACGATATAATTGAAGGCAGTGACAAACAGATGGCCGATATTGCTTCAGTGAACAGTCATTATAATCAGGACGAGAGCAAAGTGCAACCAGTTGCTGCCGATGAAGACAATGGAGCTGCCGTCTCGAGTGCTGGCGGTGCTGCCAACGGAGCTGAACAGCAACCGGAGGAGCTGCCACCGAAGCCAAAAGGTTGTGACAAGTGCGGCAAGAAATTTGGATTAACCGGCGGATTTGCGTGTCGCTGTGGTGGCACATTTTGCGCCTTTCATCGTTACAGCGACCGCCATGATTGCAGCTTTGATTATCGCGAATTGGGTGCCAGCGAAATACGTCGCGATAATCCAGTAATTGTACCCGAAAAGCTACGCAAATTGTAG
- the LOC132795830 gene encoding uncharacterized protein LOC132795830 yields the protein MSRIEKTGLPALQLIFNFICGPEMILIQCQFVLTLLFTLLPLLRARSPQSLAIVRARDECARSGRLTAEQRRTLDRLEYANELWVQRYLHCFWTQLQLWEDNDGFNSMRIVQTYGGPHRFNVEQALPAIGGCNARARRTSTGNAIDWCYKAFVCILRTPVGDWYRHYMLDVINGNA from the exons ATGAGTAGAATAGAGAAAACTGGGCTGCCTGCTCTCCAGTTAATCTTCAA CTTCATCTGTGGACCCGAGATGATATTAATACAATGTCAGTTCGTATTAACGTTACTC TTCACACTCCTGCCGCTGCTGCGCGCGAGGTCGCCACAGTCGCTGGCCATAGTGCGCGCACGTGACGAATGCGCTCGCAGCGGTCGGCTAACAGCCGAACAGAGACGAACACTCGATCGGCTCGAGTATGCGAACGAGTTGTGGGTGCAACGCTATCTGCACTGCTTTTGgacgcagctgcagctgtgggAGGATAACGATGGCTTCAATAGCATGCGCATTGTGCAGACCTACGGTGGACCGCATCGCTTCAATGTGGAGCAAGCCTTGCCAGCCATCGGCGGCTGCAATGCGCGTGCTCGGCGCACTTCGACGGGCAACGCCATCGATTGGTGTTACAAGGCGTTTGTATGTATACTGCGCACTCCAGTGGGCGATTGGTATCGACACTACATGCTGGATGTAATCAATGGCAATGCTTAA